One segment of Anopheles stephensi strain Indian chromosome 3, UCI_ANSTEP_V1.0, whole genome shotgun sequence DNA contains the following:
- the LOC118510800 gene encoding protein obstructor-E yields MLSSGKITLAVVICTMALFYHAQSQSCPEKNGRYPVSDQCDAYIECVDGEPRRQLCPDGLLFNDKVSLFTYPCQYPIDVDCGSRGRTQPPIPTEDCPHQFGYYKVGDRANCGQFKNCAGGTGYVLDCPTGLAFNSATYQCDWPDLVEDCDAEAYLGFKCPPQAQGLVQPVRFFRAPDNCQKYFLCVGDRPRVNFCGPEQAFNELINACDGIANVTGCA; encoded by the exons ATGCTGTCGAGCGGCAAAATCACCCTTGCGGTCGTGATCTGTACGATGGCGCTGTTCTACCACG CACAAAGTCAATCATGTCCCGAGAAAAATGGCCGCTATCCCGTGTCCGATCAGTGCGATGCCTACATCGAGTGTGTG GACGGTGAACCACGACGACAGCTCTGTCCGGACGGATTACTCTTCAACGACAAGGTGTCGCTGTTCACCTACCCGTGCCAGTACCCGATCGATGTAGATTGTGGCAGTCGCGGACGGACGCAGCCTCCCATCCCGACGGAAGACTGTCCGCATCAGTTCGGTTACTACAAGGTCGGCGATAGGGCCAACTGTGGTCAGTTTAAGAACTGTGCCGGCGGTACCGGGTACGTGCTAGACTGTCCCACCGGGTTGGCGTTCAACTCGGCCACTTACCAGTGCGATTGGCCGGATCTAGTAGAGGACTGTGATGCTGAGGCGTACCTCGGATTCAAGTGTCCGCCACAGGCCCAGGGGCTGGTCCAGCCGGTACGATTCTTCCGTGCGCCGGACAACTGCCAGAAGTACTTCCTGTGCGTCGGCGATAGGCCACGAGTTAACTTCTGCGGTCCGGAGCAAGCGTTCAACGAGCTGATTAACGCCTGCGATGGCATCGCCAACGTAACCGGATGTGCCTAA
- the LOC118510797 gene encoding beta-1,4-glucuronyltransferase 1-like, translated as MTAFGGTANYRPLHPNDAEMIARRSTVLRTVLLLVIVFFVLFCLFGYYYQPAEEGNSARNQYLADGASHEALLRRLKTILNCNTASNGYQLEMHGDHYLLRNFYAPERTFNCYETITYTTHADYTFLDNVVPLLERWLAPISIALYAPGDDFGRSVALIQYLLDCHQKRALVREYVSFHLYFEFEHLPQHPLAYYREKITVPQDCSNATIAWNTLLSQDDDLTPTFRALNNLTYPVNVGRNVARSSAVTHFVLASDIELYPSPNFIPMFLRMIAHPFYQYTLHSPSVYVLPVFEVAEDVPVPGDKSQLLELLERGDAIKFHLNICSNCHTVPGYAEWLTAIKYDLTMDIHVTSKREGAYASWEPIYVGTKHEPEYDERLSWEGKADKMTQGYIMCIMGYDFHVLDNGFLVHRPGIKTMAQANRPPQQAKQRSFMRKTIAHEIAALYGQREGCKI; from the exons GACAGCATTCGGTGGTACCGCCAACTATAGGCCACTACATCCGAACGATGCTGAGATGATTGCCCGCCGGTCGACGGTACTGCGgacggtgctgctgctagtgaTCGTGTTCTTTGTGCTGTTCTGTCTGTTCGGGTACTACTACCAACCGGCCGAGGAGGGAAACAGTGCACGGAACCAGTACTTGGCGGATGGTGCATCGCACGAAGCACTGCTGCGCCGGCTAAA GACGATACTCAACTGCAACACCGCGTCCAATGGCTACCAGCTGGAAATGCATGGCGATCACTATCTGTTGCGTAATTTCTATGCTCCGGAGCGGACATTTAACTGCTACGAAACCATAACCTACACAACACACGCCGACTACACCTTCCTGGACAATGTGGTCCCGCTGTTGGAGCGATGGTTAGCACCGATCAGTATTGCACTCTATGCTCCCGGTGACGACTTTGGACGTTCGGTGGCACTCATCCAATATCTGTTGGATTGCCACCAAAAACGCGCCCTGGTACGAGAGTACGTTAGCTTTCATCTGTACTTTGAATTTGAGCATCTGCCGCAGCATCCACTTGCCTATTATCGGGAGAAGATTACCGTACCACAAGACTGCTCGAATGCGACGATCGCCTGGAATACATTGCTGAGTCAAGATGATGATCTGACACCAACCTTCCGAGCGTTAAACAATCTAACCTACCCGGTGAACGTGGGACGTAACGTAGCGCGAAGTTCTGCCGTGACACACTTCGTGCTCGCGAGTGACATCGAACTATACCCAAGTCCAAACTTTATCCCGATGTTCCTGCGCATGATTGCGCACCCGTTCTACCAGTACACACTGCACAGCCCAAGCGTGTACGTACTGCCAGTGTTTGAGGTAGCGGAGGATGTCCCAGTTCCGGGGGATAAATCCCAACTGCTGGAGCTCCTCGAGCGTGGAGATGCGATAAAGTTCCACTTGAATATCTGCTCCAACTGTCATACGGTGCCAGGGTATGCGGAGTGGTTGACCGCGATCAAGTACGATCTTACGATGGATATTCACGTGACGTCGAAGCGGGAAGGAGCGTACGCATCGTGGGAACCGATCTACGTCGGCACGAAACATGAACCGGAGTACGATGAGCGGTTAAGCTGGGAAGGCAAGGCGGACAAAATGACGCAG GGATACATCATGTGCATCATGGGGTACGACTTCCACGTCCTGGACAATGGATTCTTGGTGCACCGACCCGGTATAAAGACGATGGCACAAGCAAACAGACCGCCACAGCAAGCGAAACAGCGATCGTTTATGCGTAAAACTATTGCGCACGAAATTGCTGCCCTGTACGGGCAGCGGGAAGGTTGCAAGATTTaa